The Corynebacterium sphenisci DSM 44792 genome includes the window CGCGGGCCGGGGGCGGGCCTAGTCGAAGACCACGGTGCGGTTGCCGTAGACCTGCACCCGGTCCTCCAGATGCCAGCGCAGCCCCCGGGCGAGCACCTGCTTCTCCGCGTCCCGGCCCTCCCGCTGCATATCCCGCGGGGTGTCCTTGTGCGAGACCCGGATCACGTCCTGCTCGATGATCGGGCCATCGTCCAGATCCTGGGTGGCGTAGTGGCAGGTCGCCCCGATGAGCTTCACCCCCCGCTGATGGGCCTGGTGGTAGGGGCGGGCGCCCATGAAGGAGGGCAGGAAGCTGTGGTGGATGTTGATCGCCCGGCCCTCCCACATCTCGCACAGATCCGGCGGCAGGATCTGCATGAACCGGGCCAGCACCACCGCATCCGGATCATGGGCGTTGACCAGCTCGGCGACCTCGTCGAAGGCGCGGCGCTTGCCCACCGCGTCCGGGGGGAAGGGCACGTGGTGGAAGGGGATGCCGTGCGCGGCGGCCAGCGGCTCCAGGTTGCGGTGGTTGCCGATCACCGCGCACACCTCCATCGGGTAGTCGTTCTGATCCACCCGGCCGAGCAGGTCCTGCAGGCAGTGGCCCTCCTTGGACACCAGGATCACCGCCTTCTTGCGCACCGCGTTGTCGGTGACCCGCCAGCTCACCGGCTTGCCCTCCTCGCCGAGCTCCTCGACCAGGGGGCGCAGCGCCTCGACGACCTCCTCCCGGGTCATCTCCAGGGGCTCGGCGCGCACCGCCTGCCGGGTGAAGAACCAGCCGGACTCCGGGTCGGAGAAGAAGTGCGCCTCGGTGATCCAGGCGCCGATGCCGGCGAGGAAACCGGAGAGCTTCGCGACGATGCCCGTGGAATCCGGGCATCCGAGGGTGAGGATGTACTGGTGTTCCTGGGGCGCGAGCGCGGGCTGCGCCAGGGGCGATGCGGTCATTCCCCGCAGTGTAGTCCGCGGATTAGGCTGGGTGCCCATGAACCCCGCGCCCCCCGATCGCGTCGATCTCGCCCTGCTCGACCCCGCCGCGCCCGCCGCGGACCTCGCCGCCGCCGCGGCACGCGCCGCCGCGGCCGGCTGCG containing:
- the purU gene encoding formyltetrahydrofolate deformylase → MTASPLAQPALAPQEHQYILTLGCPDSTGIVAKLSGFLAGIGAWITEAHFFSDPESGWFFTRQAVRAEPLEMTREEVVEALRPLVEELGEEGKPVSWRVTDNAVRKKAVILVSKEGHCLQDLLGRVDQNDYPMEVCAVIGNHRNLEPLAAAHGIPFHHVPFPPDAVGKRRAFDEVAELVNAHDPDAVVLARFMQILPPDLCEMWEGRAINIHHSFLPSFMGARPYHQAHQRGVKLIGATCHYATQDLDDGPIIEQDVIRVSHKDTPRDMQREGRDAEKQVLARGLRWHLEDRVQVYGNRTVVFD